CGGCCCTCGACCCGCTCCTTCACCCACCCGGACTTCCCCGACACCGCTTAGCCTGAGGTATATGACCGAACATCAGCTCAAGCAGACGCCGTCGGCGTGGCGGCACTGCGGCCACCAGGCCCGGATGTGGCGCCAGGAGGCTGCTTCCCGACCCGGTCGGGTTCGCGCGCTGGAGACCGAAGAGCTCAAGGAGTTCGCCAACTGAGCGGGCGATAAGGTCGGACACATGTCCCGTAGCAACTCGCTGCCCCCGCCCCCACCTCCTGTCGAGATACGGGCCTGGCCCGACCGGGAGTCGCTGCTCGCCGACCGGGAGAAGGCGATGGCGGAGCTGCGCCGGCGGAGCATCGATCCGATGCGGCTGGTGCTGCTGTGGCTGACGGCGGCGGGGTTCGCTGTCGGTTGGGCCTTCGTCGTGACGATGGTGGAGACCTTCGATCAGGAGCCGGACCCGTTCAGTGTCCTGTTCGGTGCGATCCTCGGCGCCCTCGGTCTCGGGTGCATGATCCCGACCGGCCTGGTGGTCGGCCTCGGCGTCGCGCACGACGCGGAGATCCGTCAACGACTCTGGCAGTGGACCGCGTTGGACTGGGAACCGGCCAGGGACGCCCGCTTCGGCTCACCTGTGCTGAGCCTGATGTGGTTCATCCCGTCGTTCCTGCTCTGCGCGTCCGGCCTGTGGCTCTCCTTCGCTGTCCCGGCGGGCGCGAAGCCGGGCGAGGACACCGTTCCCGAGGTCATGATGCTGATGGGCCTGGGCTTCATCATGTGGCTCACGGGCCTGTTCGGCGCCGCCAAGGCGGTGAGCCACTACCGCTGGGCGGTCCGGCTGGTGGCTGCGCGCTCGGCGGCCGCGACGGCTGTTGGCGGCGCGCACCGCTGACCCGGGGGTGGTGTCATCCGATGTCCTGGCCGTCGACGAGCCGGCTCATTCCGGTGCCGGTGTGCTTACACCGGCCGCCCGATCAGCATCGTCGGAGCCCCCGCCACCCTCGTCAGGAACACCGTCGCCGCGTTCCGCCCCTTCGGCTTCACCTTGCGGCGCAGCTCCTCCGGCTCCACCGCCGAGCCGCGCTTCTTCACCGTGAGTACGCCGACCTCGCGTTCCCGTAGCAGCGCCTTCAACTTCTTCAGGCTGAAGGGAAGTTCATCGGTGATCTCATAGGCCGTGGCGTACGGCGTCGCCCGCAGTTCGTCCGCCGTGATGTACGCGATCGTCTCGTCGATCAGCCCGCCGTCCAGCTCCTCGGCGACCTCGGCGACCAGATGCGCGCGGATGACCGCGCCATCGGCCTCGTACAGGAAACGGCCGACCGCCCTGACCGCAGGGTCCGGCAGGCCGCGGCCGGTGAGTGTGCGCGGGCCTGGCAGGAGTGTCGCGCCGACCGTTCCCGGGCTCGTGCCGAACCAGAGCACCGCTTCCTTCACATCGCCGCCGTCCGAGATCCACTCCGCTTCGGCCTCGGCCGGGACGATCTCGTGCGGGATGCCCGGGGCGATCTTGAGGGCCGCGTGCGGGCGGGTGCGGGCCGCGGCGATCGCCCAGGACAGGGACGGGGAGTACGCCTCCGGGTCGAAGATCCTGCCCCGTCCGCCCCGCCGGGCCGGGTCCACGAACACCGCGTCGTGCGCGGCCGTGTCGATCTCCGTCACATCCGCGCAGCGGACCTCGATCAGGTCGGCCAGGCCCAGCGCATCCGCGTTCGCGTGTGCGACCTCCGCCGTCTGAGGGTCCCGGTCCACGGCCAGTACCTGGATGCCGGCCCGGGCGAGCGCGATCGCGTCGCCGCCGATGCCGCTGCAGAGGTCCGCCACGCTGCGCACGCCCAGCGCCGCGAAGCGCTCGGCGCGGTAGGCCGCGACGGAGCGGCGGGTCGCCTGCTCGACGCCGTTCGGCGTGAAGTACATCCGGTACGCGTCGTCCGC
The Streptomyces lunaelactis genome window above contains:
- a CDS encoding THUMP-like domain-containing protein; protein product: MGRVTDLVPFSTLLTDEGQALLATLRDYDPAQELAVASRLRREHPAALVTAALAQARLRQRAVAKFGADDAYRMYFTPNGVEQATRRSVAAYRAERFAALGVRSVADLCSGIGGDAIALARAGIQVLAVDRDPQTAEVAHANADALGLADLIEVRCADVTEIDTAAHDAVFVDPARRGGRGRIFDPEAYSPSLSWAIAAARTRPHAALKIAPGIPHEIVPAEAEAEWISDGGDVKEAVLWFGTSPGTVGATLLPGPRTLTGRGLPDPAVRAVGRFLYEADGAVIRAHLVAEVAEELDGGLIDETIAYITADELRATPYATAYEITDELPFSLKKLKALLREREVGVLTVKKRGSAVEPEELRRKVKPKGRNAATVFLTRVAGAPTMLIGRPV